The Aspergillus fumigatus Af293 chromosome 3, whole genome shotgun sequence region ATAACAAATACCAACCATACACACGATGAGTCCAACTCATCAATCTATGTATCGTATTTAGCTCGACGAATTTCAAACCGTCACAGTGATATGATGACTTTTGTCATATAATAGGCCCAAGAGATGGATACTGCATGATCATACCCGAAGCGAAGCCGACGAAAAACCAACAAGCGCCGATTAATTATCCTAAAGACGTAAAAGACAGAAATAGAGAGAGCCCAAAGGACAATTCACCGCGTCACCTCGTCGACGGTAACTGGCCGAACGCCGACTGTTTCCGTGCCTCCAGAAGTagctcttctcttcttcagaacATTCTCAATGAACGCCTCGCCGGCCTTGTAACTGCTCCGAACGAGAGGGCCCGACGCGCAGTAGAGGAAGCCCATGTCAAGCGCCCGCTGGCGCCACAGCTCGAATCGATCCGGAGTGACGTACTCGTGCACAGCCATATGGCGCTTCGTCGGCCGCATATACTGTCCGAATGTGACAACGTCCACGTTAGCCGCGCGCAGCTGGCGCAGCGCATCCCACAATTGGTCATCCGTCTCCCCGAGGCCAAGCATCAGCGAGGTCTTGGTGATAAGCGAGGGCTGGGCGTTCTTCGCTGCCTCGAGCACCCGGATAGACTGCTGAAAGTTGGCACGGCGATCACGGACCTGAGGCGTCAGGGCTTCCACTGTCTCAACGTTGTGTGCGTAGACATCCAAGCCGGAGCGAGCGACCAGCTTCACCATCTCTAGATCGCCCGCGTAATCACCGGTCAAGCATTCCACCAGGATACTTGGTGCCTTCTGTTTGATCTTCATCACTGTCTCTGCAAAGTGCCGGGCACCTCCGTCCGCGAGATCGTCCCGGTCAACGCTGGTCAGGACTACGTACCCAAGTCCCCAGCGCGAGATCGCTTCGGCTGTGTTCTCCGGTTCGTGCGGGTCGAGCGGGGCCGGCGTCCGCGAGGTCTTGACGCTGCAGAATCGGCAGCCGCGGGTGCAGGTATCGCCCATCAGCATGATGGTGGCTGTGGCGGCGGATTTGTCGCTGCCACCCCAGCAATCGGAGATGTTGGGACACCGCGCTTCTTCACAGACAGTGTGTAAATTAAGGCCGCGCAGGTCCTTCTTAAGGCGCTGGTAGTTCTTCGAGTCGGGAATCGGGGTCTTCAGCCAAGACGGCAGACGAGTCATTTCCTTCTTGCGGCCGGCGGGCCCGACGAGGGCGGTTTTGAGAGCGTATGCTTCGGAGGGGTCGAGAGGGGTATTGCCATTCCCGACAAAGTCTGCGAACGATGGGCCGGCATTCAGTTTATCTTTGAACGTTGTCCGTCTGcgtgctgttgttgttgttgaagtGCTTGTGGCCGACGGCGAGGGTTCTGTTGTAGCGTAACTACGGCAGCTAATGTGGCCAACGATTGCGGTCCGCGACAGGGGCCTTGACGCACAGAGCGATCTGAAGTGACTTGTTGATACTGCCATTATGGAAGTCCTGGAGTGGTTATGTGGACGATATGAGGATTGGCAGAGTGACCATCGATGATATCAAATTATAACTATTAGTATTAATATTCCGCGGGAAAGGCTCCGGCAACTCCGGCGACTCAACGATTACCTCCGGCGCTGACTCATCTTGATTAATCGCCTTTCAGAGGGTTGCCTGAGGCTTCCACATTCCGGCACAAAGAACTTAAGCATGGAGTAGGATCACTTTGACAGATTGGATTACCGATCAGAGTTTCTATTGGAATATCTTTTGATTGCTcttgatattcttctctttaATCATACACCAGCCATAGTCGCCAATATATAAAAGGTAAAAGCACGCCAAATATGGATTCCAAATGGCAGGTATATAGAACGCAATGGTCTAAACAGCAAGTAGACGACATATTCG contains the following coding sequences:
- a CDS encoding lipoate synthase, whose product is MAVSTSHFRSLCASRPLSRTAIVGHISCRSYATTEPSPSATSTSTTTTARRRTTFKDKLNAGPSFADFVGNGNTPLDPSEAYALKTALVGPAGRKKEMTRLPSWLKTPIPDSKNYQRLKKDLRGLNLHTVCEEARCPNISDCWGGSDKSAATATIMLMGDTCTRGCRFCSVKTSRTPAPLDPHEPENTAEAISRWGLGYVVLTSVDRDDLADGGARHFAETVMKIKQKAPSILVECLTGDYAGDLEMVKLVARSGLDVYAHNVETVEALTPQVRDRRANFQQSIRVLEAAKNAQPSLITKTSLMLGLGETDDQLWDALRQLRAANVDVVTFGQYMRPTKRHMAVHEYVTPDRFELWRQRALDMGFLYCASGPLVRSSYKAGEAFIENVLKKRRATSGGTETVGVRPVTVDEVTR